The Pyrenophora tritici-repentis strain M4 chromosome 8, whole genome shotgun sequence genome contains a region encoding:
- a CDS encoding oligosaccharyl transferase stt3 subunit has translation MAVAADDGQFLKQATGRNTRGLLRVIILCLIAGAAVSSRLFSVIRFESIIHEFDPWFNFRATKYLVQNGFYSFWDWFDDRTWHPLGRVTGGTLYPGLMVTSGVIYHLLRALALPVDIRNICVLLAPAFSGLTAFATYLLTNEMVTSPSAGLLAAAFMGITPGYISRSVAGSYDNEAIAIFLLVFTFFLWIKAVKLGSMFWGAMAALFYGYMVSAWGGYVFITNLLPLHAFVLICMGRYSPRLYVSYTSWYALGTLASMQIPFVGFLPIRSSEHMSALGVFGLLQLVAFVDWVRAQLPGKQFQTLLRALVLSVFVIGFGGLVLLTITGVIAPWTGRFYSLWDTGYAKIHIPIIASVSEHQPTAWPAFFFDLNMMIWLFPAGVYLCFRTLTDEQVFIVIYAVLASYFAGVMVRLMLTLTPIVCVASAIAFSQILDTYLEIKSPKPATENGSADAASVAAAAVIPDGLRSMRNPLVGIYSYASKVTVAGASAIYLILFVLHCTWVTSNAYSSPSVVLASRLPDGSQHIIDDYREAYYWLRQNTPQDAKIMSWWDYGYQIGGMADRPTLVDNNTWNNTHIATVGKAMSSREEVSYPIMRQHEVDYVLVVFGGLLGYSGDDINKFLWMVRIAEGIWPDEVQERSFFTSRGEYRVDDEATPTMKNSLMYKMSYYNYNALFPAGQAQDRVRNSRLPAQGPELSTIEEAFTSENWIIRIYKVKDLDNFGRDHQSAVSFDKGHKKKRSTKRKGPRVLRVE, from the exons ATGGCTGTCGCCGCAGATGACGGGCAGTTCCTCAAGCAGGCGACTGGCCGCAACACCCGTGGCCTACTCCGAGTTATTATCCTGTGCCTCATTGCGGGTGCTGCAGTGAGCAGCCGCCTGTTCTCTGTAATTCGGTTCGAGAGTATTATCCACGAGT TCGATCCATGGTTCAACTTCCGAGCAACGAAATACCTCGTACAGAATGGCTTTTACAGTTTCTGGGACTGGTTCGATGACC GAACATGGCATCCTCTCGGACGAGTTACTGGTGGTACTCTCTACCCCGGATTAATGGTCACCAGCGGTGTCATCTACCATCTCCTCCGCGCTCTCGCCCTCCCAGTCGATATCCGTAATATTTGTGTCCTCCTCGCCCCGGCATTCTCCGGCCTGACTGCATTTGCGACATACCTCCTTACCAATGAGATGGTCACCTCGCCTTCGGCTGGTCTGCTCGCCGCAGCCTTCATGGGTATCACGCCCGGTTACATCTCGCGATCGGTGGCGGGAAGTTACGATAACGAGGCCATTGCCATCTTCCTGCTTGTCTTTACCTTTTTCCTCTGGATCAAGGCGGTTAAGCTTGGATCCATGTTTTGGGGCGCAATGGCTGCGCTGTTCTACGGATACATGGTGTCAGCATGGGGTGGATACGTCTTCATTACGAACTTGTTGCCTCTGCACGCTTTCGTCTTGATTTGCATGGGACGCTACAGCCCCAGGTTGTATGTCAGCTACACTTCGTGGTATGCGCTTGGCACGCTTGCGAGTATGCAGATTCCCTTCGTTGGTTTCCTGCCTATCCGCAGTAGCGAGCACATGTCCGCACTTGGTGTCTTCGGTCTTCTCCAGCTCGTCGCATTTGTCGACTGGGTCCGTGCACAGCTCCCTGGCAAACAGTTTCAGACTCTCCTCCGCGCTCTGGTCCTCAGTGTGTTCGTCATCGGTTTCGGAGGACTTGTGCTTCTCACTATAACTGGTGTCATTGCGCCCTGGACTGGTCGTTTCTACTCGCTCTGGGACACTGGATACGCCAAGATTCACATTCCCATCATCGCGTCCGTCTCTGAACATCAGCCTACCGCATGGCCTGCGTTCTTTTTCGATCTCAACATGATGATCTGGCTCTTTCCTGCGGGTGTCTACCTGTGCTTCCGCACTTTGACCGACGAGCAGGTCTTCATTGTCATCTACGCTGTGCTTGCCAGTTACTTCGCTGGTGTCATGGTCCGTCTCATGCTCACTCTGACTCCCATCGTCTGCGTTGCGTCTGCGATTGCCTTCTCACAGATCTTGGATACATATCTGGAGATCAAGTCGCCCAAGCCTGCGACTGAGAATGGAAGTGCCGATGCTGCTTCAGTTGCTGCTGCGGCAGTAATCCCTGATGGTCTCCGGTCGATGCGCAACCCACTTGTTGGTATCTACTCGTACGCCTCCAAGGTTACCGTCGCCGGTGCTTCTGCCATCTACCTCATCCTTTTTGTTCTTCACTGCACTTGGGTCACCTCCAACGCTTACTCTTCGCCCTCGGTTGTGCTTGCATCCAGGCTTCCCGATGGCAGCCAGCACATCATTGATGACTACCGTGAGGCATACTACTGGCTCAGACAGAACACGCCCCAGGACGCCAAGATCATGTCTTGGTGGGATTACGGTTACCAGATTGGTGGTATGGCCGACCGCCCAACTCTTGTCGACAACAACACCTGGAACAACACGCATATCGCTACTGTTGGTAAGGCAATGAGCTCCAGGGAGGAAGTCAGCTACCCGATCATGCGCCAGCACGAAGTCGATTACGTCCTCGTCGTCTTTGGTGGTCTTCTCGGCTACTCTGGAGACGATATCAACAAGTTCCTCTGGATGGTCAGGATTGCCGAGGGTATCTGGCCTGACGAGGTTCAGGAGCGCAGCTTCTTTACTTCCCGTGGCGAGTACCGCGTCGATGACGAGGCCACCCCGACCATGAAGAACAGCTTGAT GTACAAAATGTCGTACTACAACTACAATGCATTGTTCCCCGCCGGACAAGCGCAAGACCGTGTCCGTAATTCGCGCCTCCCTGCCCAAGGTCCTGAGCTCAGCACCATCGAGGAGGCCTTTACTAGCGAGAACTGGATCATTAGGATCTACAAGGTCAAGGATCTTGACAACTTTGGTCGCGACCACCAAAGCGCTGTGTCGTTTGACAAGGGTCACAAGAAGAAGCGCTCCACTAAGAGGAAGGGTCCCAGGGTGCTAAGAGTGGAGTAG
- a CDS encoding Med15 multi-domain protein: MAMANEEQSRAFQAYMSRTGGNGAQSQSQGQPIPQYPGSFAQPGNQHLYNKYIRLGIPPAAPTPPPAAGSSVASFSGYQGGYNQAGYGQGAYGANGIQQRPPPLGEPQTQQQGQQQVPPQGGYPGYGQVPGGYNAQFPPPQGHNAGWQYGGPNAAMERQRSTHTSALVPSSHNTHQEVVKSRSRQTSEQYHYEQYGQPQNAHAPQPQLEELAVPVMLCHTCSHCGQMRSAGYHRNNPVVPGKPLILSFCRRCKKKLKGSYRSSSKYTRIRKCSADEPCDWPSVPPHVDIDRSERRGRRRSREEIYVMRYSPSRPRVVRRESSHGRMGLGVLQQPEQEFRTEKVIQTSSLSPRPSARYAGEVWPPPDIVRTRSTKSDEVFPAPPEPLPRRATRSDEVWPPPDIVRTHSFRKVERSPPRRESSRIIELSPSPPPQARRTSVVYQSESEERVRRVHSVSPARVSYREERRSDEAEARLRSHPRGYRPVIPDPRALPRASDESSDNTEPMPRHRLQSPSRSILKSASIDHETSYRRRDSLRDSQQSMHVETGGPQVRFGGRRTEGEQVHDPRGRPRYADDRVGSGSNHEHYREYSRHRVVDGAVSVPLAQDFERMHIRDTSRSPRREYEDEIRIDRQRRISVSPPPRRFEQVHVRHTSPPPPRRTPRPLPSPNRTPRPLYRHISRPRAMERMRSLTPPPLHLKEEEDHTDSDSEHSEEITEVRSWRGIDEHGKPATFVEERKTVRMIDQGSDRGGLGREYRHMGQGQRMSGGERVSARKWRDV; this comes from the exons ATGGCAATGGCAAATGAAGAGCAATCAAGGGCCTTTCAGGCGTACATGAGCCGCACTGGAGGCAACGGCGCGCAAAGTCAAAGCCAGGGCCAGCCAATACCTCAGTACCCGGGCTCTTTCGCCCAGCCAGGCAATCAGCATCTCTATAAT AAGTACATAA GACTCGGGATTCCTCCTGCGGCGCCGACACCTCCTCCAGCCGCGGGATCTTCTGTTGCTTCGTTCTCGGGCTATCAGGGCGGATACAATCAGGCTGGGTACGGTCAAGGCGCGTACGGTGCAAACGGCATTCAACAGCGTCCGCCGCCGCTCGGTGAGCCACAGACACAGCAGCAAGGTCAACAACAGGTGCCACCACAAGGAGGCTACCCAGGATACGGCCAAGTACCAGGTGGCTACAACGCGCAATTTCCGCCCCCACAAGGACACAACGCTGGCTGGCAATACGGAGGTCCTAACGCGGCCATGGAGAGGCAGCGTAGTACTCATACGAGCGCTCTTGTTCCGTCATCGCACAACACCCACCAAGAGGTTGTAAAGTCAAGGTCAAGGCAGACAAGCGAGCAGTACCACTATGAACAGTATGGACAACCGCAAAACGCTCACGCTCCACAGCCACAGCTTGAAGAATTAGCTGTGCCAGTTATGCTCTGTCACACCTGCAGTCATTGTGGCCAAATGCGATCTGCGGGCTACCATCGGAACAATCCCGTAGTACCAGGGAAGCCGTTGATACTATCTTTTTGTCGACGCTGTAAGAAGAAGCTTAAGGGCTCATACCGTTCGAGTAGCAAGTACACACGTATCCGGAAATGTTCGGCGGACGAGCCTTGTGACTGGCCTAGCGTGCCTCCTCATGTCGACATTGACCGCAGCGAGCGCAGGGGTAGGCGGCGGAGCAGAGAAGAGATCTACGTTATGCGGTACTCACCTAGCCGTCCGCGCGTTGTGAGGCGAGAGTCCAGTCATGGACGTATGGGTTTGGGGGTGCTGCAGCAACCAGAGCAGGAGTTCAGGACTGAGAAGGTGATCCAAACGTCTTCTTTGAGTCCACGGCCCTCTGCAAGGTATGCTGGCGAAGTCTGGCCCCCACCAGATATCGTGCGCACAAGATCCACAAAATCAGACGAAGTGTTTCCGGCACCACCTGAGCCACTTCCCCGTCGTGCCACGAGATCGGACGAGGTATGGCCTCCACCAGACATTGTCCGTACTCACTCGTTCAGGAAGGTCGAGAGAAGCCCACCGCGTCGCGAGAGCTCTCGGATCATCGAGCTCAGTCCGTCTCCTCCGCCTCAAGCCAGACGTACAAGTGTCGTGTATCAGAGTGAGTCGGAAGAACGTGTACGGAGGGTTCACAGCGTATCTCCAGCTCGTGTTAGTTACCGCGAAGAACGTCGAAGCGACGAGGCGGAAGCTCGTCTTAGGTCACACCCTCGGGGATACCGGCCAGTCATTCCAGATCCACGTGCACTTCCCAGGGCATCGGATGAGTCTTCTGACAATACCGAACCCATGCCGCGTCACCGCCTGCAGTCGCCTAGTCGCAGTATACTGAAGTCGGCTAGTATAGATCATGAGACATCGTATCGGCGAAGGGACAGCCTGCGCGATAGCCAGCAAAGCATGCATGTGGAAACCGGAGGGCCGCAAGTGCGCTTTGGAGGTAGAAGGACGGAAGGCGAGCAAGTGCATGACCCAAGGGGTAGGCCGCGCTACGCAGACGATCGAGTGGGAAGCGGCAGTAATCATGAGCACTACCGAGAGTACTCTCGACATCGAGTTGTGGATGGAGCTGTGTCTGTTCCACTAGCCCAGGACTTTGAGAGAATGCACATCCGGGACACATCACGATCACCGCGAAGGGAGTATGAAGATGAAATTCGAATCGATCGTCAGCGTCGCATCTCCGTGTCTCCACCCCCGAGGCGATTTGAACAAGTCCACGTTCGTCACACCTCCCCACCGCCACCCCGACGCACACCTCGCCCTCTTCCGTCACCAAATCGTACACCAAGGCCTCTTTACCGTCACATCTCCCGCCCCCGAGCCATGGAACGTATGCGATCCCTCACACCGCCACCTCTCCACCTAAAAGAGGAAGAAGACCACACAGACTCTGACAGTGAGCATTCTGAAGAAATTACCGAAGTACGCAGCTGGAGGGGCATCGATGAACACGGCAAGCCTGCTACCTTTGTTGAAGAAAGAAAGACAGTTAGGATGATCGATCAAGGCAGCGACAGGGGTGGGCTTGGCAGGGAGTATAGGCATATGGGGCAGGGGCAGAGGATGAGTGGAGGGGAGAGGGTGTCTGCGAGGAAGTGGAGGGATGTTTGA